The nucleotide window GGGCACCTCATCCCAGGCCAGATGGGGAGACAGGTTATCGCCCTGATACCCCATGCCGTTAAACACGTGCCGTTCCGGCATTTTATCGCCATCGTCAAAATCCTGGCTGAATATGCGCATGACTTCTCCTTAGTGGTTTGCAGAGCTTTTCATCATGGTGGAAATGCGGCATGACTGCCAGTCAGCTCAGGGCTGAAAATGTTCAGCCACCTCCAGCGCGGCGCGTACCGCCTGCGTCAGCTGGGCCAGTTCGGCGGCAGAAATCAGATAAGGTGGCATCAGGTAGATCAGCCTGCCAAATGGCCGAATCCACACGCCGCGCGCAACAAAGAACTGCTGCAGCGCCGCCATGTTCACCGGCTGGTGCGTTTCAATGACGCCAATTGCCCCCAGCACGCGCGCGTCGGCTACCGCCGGGTGAGCACGCAGCGGCAGCAGATCGCGACGCAGCTGCTGTTCAATTGCTGCAACCTGCTGTGGCCAGTGGCCTTCAGTTATCATGCGCAGGCTTTCGCTGGCGACGGCGCAGGCCAGCGGATTGCCCATAAAGGTCGGGCCATGCATAAAGCATCCCGCCGCGCTGCGGCTGATGGTGTCGGCCACCTCGCGCGTCGTCAGGGTGGCGGAGAGCGTCAGGGTGCCGCCGGTCAGCGCTTTGCCAAGACACAGAATATCCGGCGTGATGCCCGCGTGCTCGCAGGCAAACAGCCGGCCGCTGCGGCCAAAACCGGTGGCAATTTCATCCGCAATCAGCAGCAGTCCGTAACGGTCGCACAGTGCACGTACCGCCTGCAGATAGCGCGGATGATAAAAACGCATGCCGCCCGCGCCCTGCACAATCGGCTCCAGAATCACCGCCGCGATCTCCCGGTGGTGGCGTTCGGCCAGCTGCGCGAAGTCAGCAAAATCAGCGTCGTTCCATGGCTCATCAAAGGCGCACTGCGGGGCAGCCGCAAACAGGTGCTCCGGCAGGTAGCCGCGCCACAGGCTGTGCATGGAGTTCTGCGGATCGCACACTGACATGGCGGCAAAGGTGTCACCGTGATAGCCGCGCTGCAACGTCAGGAATTTCTGGCGCGTTTCGCCGCGGCCCAGCCAGTACTGCAGCGCCATTTTCATTGACACTTCGACGGCGATCGACCCGGAATCGGCGAGGAACACGCACTCCAGCGCCTCCGGTGTCATTTCGACCAGCTGGCGGCACAGGGTAACGGCTGCCGGATGGGTAATGCCGCCAAACATCACGTGCGACATCTGCGCCATCTGCTGCTGTAGCGCCTGGTTCAGGCGCGGATGGTTGTAGCCGTGAATCGCTGCCCACCACGACGACATACCATCCACCAGTTCGCGGCCATCGGCCAGCTGCAGCTGACAGCCGTGCGCCGCCACCACCGGATAACAGGGCAGGGGATCGCGCATGGAGGTGTAGGGATGCCAGATATGCTGGCGGTCAAAGTTGAGGTCATCCGGGGTGAACATGCGTCTTGTAAACCATTTTGAAAAGATTTAGTTTACAAGTATAACCACGTTAATCGTCAGGATGAACCCCCTTTTTCTGGAGTAAGCAATGGCTAACCGCTGGACACTGGCACAAGCCCAGGCCCTGTTTGACAAACCTTTTCTTGAGCTGATGTTTGAAGCGCAGCAGGTACACCGGCAGCATTTCGATCCGCGTCAGGTGCAGGTCAGTACCCTGCTGTCGATCAAAACCGGCGCCTGCCCGGAAGACTGTAAATATTGCCCGCAAAGCGCGCGTTATAAGACCGGGCTGGAATCCGAACGCCTGATGGAGGTGGAAGCGGTGCTGGAATCGGCGCGCAAAGCCAAAGCCGCAGGATCGAGCCGTTTCTGCATGGGCGCCGCGTGGAAAAACCCGCACGAGCGCGATATGCCCTATCTGGAGCAGATGGTGCAGGGCGTAAAAGCGCTGGGCATGGAAACCTGCATGACGCTGGGCACGCTGGACCAGAGCCAGGCACAGCGTCTGGCCAGTGCCGGCCTCGATTTCTACAACCACAATCTGGATACCTCGCCGGAGTTTTACGGCAGCATTATCACTACCCGCACCTATCAGGAGCGTCTGGATACGCTGGATAAAGTGCGCGACGCCGGAATCAAGGTCTGCTCTGGCGGCATCGTCGGACTGGGTGAGACGGTGAACGATCGCGCCGGCCTGCTGGTCCAGCTGGCCAATCTGCCGACGCCACCGGAAAGCGTGCCGATCAATATGCTGGTCAAAGTAAAAGGCACCCCGCTGGCCGATAACGACGACGTTGAGCCGTTTGATTTTATCCGCACCATTGCCGTGGCGCGCATCATGATGCCTTCCTCGCACGTGCGGCTGTCAGCCGGACGCGAGCAGATGAGTGAGCAGACCCAGGCGATGTGTTTCATGGCGGGTGCAAACTCAATTTTTTACGGCTGTAAACTGCTGACCACGCCAAACCCGGAAGAGGATAAAGATCTGATTCTGTTCCGCAAGCTGGGTCTCAATCCGGAACACACCGCCACCACGGCGGGCGATAATGAACAGCAGCAGCAGCTCAACCACCAGCTGATGCAGGCCGACACGACGCAGTTCTACAACGCGGCGGTCTGAATGGGCTGGTCCGAACGCATCACGCAGGCGCTGACGGCGCGACGCGCGGCCGATGGCTGGCGTCAGCGCCGGCGCGTGGAACACAACAGCGTGCGTGAAATCGTCGTCGACGGCCTGAGCTACCGCCACTTTTCCAGCAACGATTATCTGGGGCTGAGCCAGCATCCGGCAGTGATTGCCGGCTGGCAGCAGGGCGCAGCGGCCAGCGGCGCAGGGGCGGGCGCCTCCGGGCATGTGACCGGCTACAGCCGCTATCATGCGCAGCTGGAAGAGCAGCTGGCGGACTGGCTGGGCTATTCGCGCGCGCTGCTGTTTATTTCAGGTTTCGCCGCCAATCAGGCGCTGATCCATCTGCTGGCTGAAAAACCGGACCGGGTGCTGGCGGATAAGCTGGCGCACGCGTCGTTACTGGATGCGGCCAGCCATGCGCCGGCCACGCTGCGCCGCTTTGCGCATAACCAGCCAGCCAGTCTGACCAGGCTGCTGACCACGCCCTGTGCAGGCGCCACGCTGGTGGTTACTGAAGGGGTGTTCAGCATGGATGGCGACAGCGCTCCGCTGGCGGCGCTGGCGGCAGAAACCCGGCGCACCGGCGGCTGGCTGCTGGTGGATGATGCGCACGGCATTGGCATCTGCGGGGCGCAGGGGCGCGGCAGCTGCTGGCAGCAGCAGGTTAAGCCGGAATTACTGGTGGTTACCTTTGGCAAAGGCTTTGGCGTCAGCGGTGCGGCCGTGCTGTGCGATGCGGCCACCGCCGATTATCTTGAGCAGTTTTCCCGCCATCTGATTTACTCCACGGCTATGCCGCCCGCGCAGTGTCACGCGCTGCTGGCTGCGCTGCAGCAGGTACAGCAGGGCGATGCCCGGCGTGAAAAACTGCGCGCTAACATTGCGCGTTTTCGCGCCGGGGCGGCGAACCTGCCGTGGCAGCTGATGCCGTCTGACAGCGCGATTCAGCCGCTGATCGTGGGTGAAAACCACGCGGCCGTGGCGCTGTCACAGCGGCTGGCGCAGGCCGGGCTCTGGGTCAGTGCTATTCGTCCGCCCACCGTGCCGCCTGGCACCGCGCGGCTGCGTATCACGCTGACGGCAGCCCATCATTCCGAAGACATCGACGCGCTGCTGGAGGCGCTGTATGACGCTGCAGATAAATAAACAGGCGGTGGCGCAGGCGTTTGGTCGCGCAGCACCGCACTATGAACAGCATGCGCAGCTGCAGCGCGCCAGCGGTGATGCGCTGCTGGCGCTGGCACCGGCGGCGTTTGGCCCGCATCTGCTGGACGCGGGCTGCGGCACCGGCTGGTACAGCCGCTACTGGCGCGATCGCGGCCGCCAGCTGACGGCGCTGGATCTGTCGCCGGCTATGCTGGCCGCGGCGCGCGCGCAGGAATCGGCCGACGACTATCAGCAGGGCGACATTGATGCGCTGCCGCTGGCCGATGCCAGCGTTGACGGCGTCTGGAGCAACCTTGCGGTGCAGTGGAGCAGCGATCTGCGCACCGCACTGCGCGAGTTTTTACGCGTGACGCGCCCCGGCGGTAGCGTGCTGTTTTCCACGCTGCTGGACGGTTCGCTGCAGGAAGTGCATCAGGCGTGGGCGCAGCAGGATACGCGCCGCCACGCCAACCGCTTTCTCAGCGCCGCGCAGGTGGCGGCCGCGACGGCGGGCATGGCGCTGCGGACGCAGCAGCAGACCATCACGCTGCACTTCCCGAGCGCCCTCAGCGCGATGCAGTCGCTGAAGGGCATCGGCGCCACGCATTTGCATGACGGACGCAGCGGCCATCTGCTGACGCGTCAGCGGCTGGCGCAGCTGGAACAGGCCTGGCCGCGGGATGTACAGGGTTATCGTCTGAGTTATCACCTGATGTATGGAGTACTGAACAAATGACACGCTGGTTTATTACCGGAACCGACACGGAAGTGGGAAAAACAGTGGCCAGCAGCGCACTGCTGCAGGCGGCCGGCGCGGCCGGGCTGCGTACCGCCGGCTATAAGCCGGTCGCGTCCGGCTGCGAAATGACACCTGACGGCATCCGCAACAGCGATGCGCTGGCGCTGCAGCGTTACAGCAGTCTGGAGCTGCGCTATGAGCAGGTGAACCCGCTGGCGTTTATGGAGCCGACCTCTCCGCACATTGTCAGCGCTGAAGAGGGCAGGCCGATCACCTTTGCCGCGCTTTCGGCCGGGCTGCGGGCGCTGGAGCAGCAGGCGGAGTGGGTGCTGGTGGAGGGCGCGGGCGGCTGGTTTACGCCGCTGTCCGGGACGCACACCTATGCCGACTGGGTTGCAGAAGAGCAGCTGCCGGTGATTCTGGTGGTGGGCCTCAGGCTGGGCTGCATCAATCACGCCATGCTGACCGCAGAGGCGGTGAGGGCGCGCGGATTGCGCCTGGCGGGCTGGATCGCCAATACCGTACAGCCGCCCGGGAAGCGTCATGCTGAATACATGGCGACGCTACGCCAGCGTATTGCCGCGCCGCTGCTGGGCGAAATCCCCTATCTGCAGCACGCTGCTGAGTATGAAACCTGCGGGCGTTTTCTGACGCTGCCGGCATAAAACGCAGCGGTGTATCAACAGGGTCGCCTGGCGCGGCGGCCCCGGCTTGCCGCAGCTGTCTGCTTATCTGACGTTGCGAAGGCGGTCAGGTGGCCGTCAGCCACTTGTTCACCGTCACATCATCCAGCTGGGCCACGCGGCCCTGCGCCACGTTTCTTCCACGGTGCAGCAGCAAAAAATAGTCCGCCACGCGCCGGATAAAGGATGCCTGCTGCTCCAGCAGCAGAATGGTCAGGCCGTAATCGCGGTTCAGGCTGCGAATCAGATTGCCCATCTCCTCTTCCAGCCACGGCGACATGCCTTCGGTAGGCTGGTCCAGAATCAGCAGTTTGGGCTGCAGCACCAGCGCACGCGCCAGCGCCAGCTGTTGCTGCTGATCCATTGGCAGATCGCCGCTGCGCTGATGCCGCAGCGAATAGAGCGCCGGGAACAGATCAAACACCATTTCCGGGATGGTGCGGCTGCCATCGTCCTGCGCGGCCAGCAGCGCAATCAGCAGGTTATCCTCCACGCTCATCTGCGAGAAAATATGCCGGCCCTGAGGCACATAGCCAATGCCCATGCGCGCACGCTGCTCAGCGGGCTGCAGCAGCAGATTTTCCGGCGGAAAGCCATCCTCCTGCCAGGTCATGGAACCGCTGTTTACCGGCAGGCGGCCCATAATGCAGTTCACCAGCGTGGTTTTGCCCATGCCCGGGCTGCCCAGCACACCGGTGCAGGTGCCGGGCGGCAGGTCGAGATCCACATCCCACAGAATGTGGTTCTGGCCGTAAAACTGATTCACCGAACGTAAACTCAGCATCTGACATTCTCCTTTCAGCTTGTTTGCCTGAATGCTCCCGCTCTGTGTCGTCTGGCATACAGTCGTGCACGATTATGGGTGGACACGGCTGTGTTGCTGGCCGCAGCCGGACTGGCTTACTGCGTATTACGGTTACTACGCTGCAATTCTCAGGCCAGGTTGGCGATGGCGGGGAAGCTTCCTGCTCTGACTGGCGAAAGGCCCGCAGAATGATGAGGATCACTTAACAATCACTTCAGGTAATAAAGCGGCTGCACTTTGACGGTGCTCACTGCTTAGCGTTTCTGGTGCATTCGGGCGATGATTGGGCAGAGGCTGGATAAATCACTGGCCTTATTGCCGGGCTTCCTGTCACGGATGGCGCATAAGCGTGGTAAAAAGCGGGGTGAAAGCGGCGCAAAGTGAAGGAAAAATAAACGCAAAAAAAAATTTTTCAGCGGGACGGATAAGCGAGGGGAAAATTATACACAGCCGATGGGCGCGGGGCTGGATTCAGTTATCCACCATTCCTGTGGATAACCTTGTGTATTAGCGACTGAAAACCGGGCGCAAGCGAGGAAATACGCGGCCTGCATACATTCTGCTGCGAAACTGGGCTTTGGCGTCATTGCCATTAAAATCAGCGAGTTATTTAAAAGCAACCCTGCGAAATCTCTGGCTTGTCATCTGACTGCAATTTCGTGACGCTCTATTGACAATTGTTAAAACCGTTGCTCATCTGGGGATAACCTTGCGCAACAAACAGTTCGGCTGCGCCGCTTCAGTGCTGCTGAAGCGAACCCCGGTATTTCCCGTCCATCCTGCGCGATATCTGTAAATATATCCAGTATTTTTTTCTGGCAAAATCGCCATAGCAGAGTAGAATTATCAGCCTGCCAGCCGACTTCTTCAGCAGGAACCGCAAAACCATGAGTAAAGTCTTTAAACTCAACTCCGCTTTCAAACCTTCAGGTGACCAGCCTGAGGCGATTCGTCGTCTGGAAGAGGGCCTTGAAGATGGCCTGGCCCACCAGACGCTGCTGGGGGTAACCGGTTCCGGCAAAACCTTTACCGTGGCCAACGTCATTGCCGATCTGAATCGCCCCACGATGGTGCTGGCTCCCAATAAAACGCTGGCGGCGCAGCTCTATGGCGAGATGAAAGAGTTCTTCCCGGAAAACGCGGTGGAATTCTTTGTGTCGTACTATGACTACTATCAGCCAGAAGCCTATGTGCCCAGCTCTGATACCTTTATCGAAAAGGACGCGGCCGTTAACGAACACATCGAACAGATGCGTCTCTCGGCCACCAAAGCGATGCTGGAGCGCCGCGATGTGATTGTGGTGGCCTCGGTGTCGGCGATTTACGGCCTCGGCGATCCCGACCTCTACCTGAAAATGATGCTGCACCTGACGCGCGGCATGATCATCGATCAGCGCAGTATCCTGCGCCGCCTGGCGGAGCTGCAGTACACCCGTAACGATCAGGTATTCCAGCGCGGCACCTTCCGCGTCCGCGGTGAAGTGATTGACATTTTTCCGGCAGAATCGGATGACATCGGCCTGCGCGTCGAGCTGTTTGACGAAGAGGTTGAGCGGCTGTCGCTGTTTGATCCGCTTACCGGTCAGGTGGTGTCAGTGGTGCCGCGCTTTACCATCTACCCGAAAACGCACTATGTGACGCCCCGCGAGCGCATTCTGCAGGCGATGGAAGAGATCAAAGACGAGCTGGCGCTGCGCCGTAAAGTGCTGCTGGAGAATAACAAGCTGCTGGAAGAGCAGCGCATTACCCAGCGTACCCAGTTTGATCTGGAGATGATGAACGAGCTGGGATACTGCTCGGGCATTGAAAACTACTCGCGCTACCTCTCCGGGCGCGGGCCGGGCGAGCCACCACCAACGCTGTTTGATTATCTGCCAGCCGATGGCCTGCTGGTGGTGGACGAATCACACGTTACCATCCCGCAGATTGGCGGCATGTAC belongs to Candidatus Pantoea soli and includes:
- the bioA gene encoding adenosylmethionine--8-amino-7-oxononanoate transaminase — its product is MFTPDDLNFDRQHIWHPYTSMRDPLPCYPVVAAHGCQLQLADGRELVDGMSSWWAAIHGYNHPRLNQALQQQMAQMSHVMFGGITHPAAVTLCRQLVEMTPEALECVFLADSGSIAVEVSMKMALQYWLGRGETRQKFLTLQRGYHGDTFAAMSVCDPQNSMHSLWRGYLPEHLFAAAPQCAFDEPWNDADFADFAQLAERHHREIAAVILEPIVQGAGGMRFYHPRYLQAVRALCDRYGLLLIADEIATGFGRSGRLFACEHAGITPDILCLGKALTGGTLTLSATLTTREVADTISRSAAGCFMHGPTFMGNPLACAVASESLRMITEGHWPQQVAAIEQQLRRDLLPLRAHPAVADARVLGAIGVIETHQPVNMAALQQFFVARGVWIRPFGRLIYLMPPYLISAAELAQLTQAVRAALEVAEHFQP
- the bioB gene encoding biotin synthase BioB; this encodes MANRWTLAQAQALFDKPFLELMFEAQQVHRQHFDPRQVQVSTLLSIKTGACPEDCKYCPQSARYKTGLESERLMEVEAVLESARKAKAAGSSRFCMGAAWKNPHERDMPYLEQMVQGVKALGMETCMTLGTLDQSQAQRLASAGLDFYNHNLDTSPEFYGSIITTRTYQERLDTLDKVRDAGIKVCSGGIVGLGETVNDRAGLLVQLANLPTPPESVPINMLVKVKGTPLADNDDVEPFDFIRTIAVARIMMPSSHVRLSAGREQMSEQTQAMCFMAGANSIFYGCKLLTTPNPEEDKDLILFRKLGLNPEHTATTAGDNEQQQQLNHQLMQADTTQFYNAAV
- the bioF gene encoding 8-amino-7-oxononanoate synthase, which codes for MGWSERITQALTARRAADGWRQRRRVEHNSVREIVVDGLSYRHFSSNDYLGLSQHPAVIAGWQQGAAASGAGAGASGHVTGYSRYHAQLEEQLADWLGYSRALLFISGFAANQALIHLLAEKPDRVLADKLAHASLLDAASHAPATLRRFAHNQPASLTRLLTTPCAGATLVVTEGVFSMDGDSAPLAALAAETRRTGGWLLVDDAHGIGICGAQGRGSCWQQQVKPELLVVTFGKGFGVSGAAVLCDAATADYLEQFSRHLIYSTAMPPAQCHALLAALQQVQQGDARREKLRANIARFRAGAANLPWQLMPSDSAIQPLIVGENHAAVALSQRLAQAGLWVSAIRPPTVPPGTARLRITLTAAHHSEDIDALLEALYDAADK
- the bioC gene encoding malonyl-ACP O-methyltransferase BioC produces the protein MTLQINKQAVAQAFGRAAPHYEQHAQLQRASGDALLALAPAAFGPHLLDAGCGTGWYSRYWRDRGRQLTALDLSPAMLAAARAQESADDYQQGDIDALPLADASVDGVWSNLAVQWSSDLRTALREFLRVTRPGGSVLFSTLLDGSLQEVHQAWAQQDTRRHANRFLSAAQVAAATAGMALRTQQQTITLHFPSALSAMQSLKGIGATHLHDGRSGHLLTRQRLAQLEQAWPRDVQGYRLSYHLMYGVLNK
- the bioD gene encoding dethiobiotin synthase — translated: MTRWFITGTDTEVGKTVASSALLQAAGAAGLRTAGYKPVASGCEMTPDGIRNSDALALQRYSSLELRYEQVNPLAFMEPTSPHIVSAEEGRPITFAALSAGLRALEQQAEWVLVEGAGGWFTPLSGTHTYADWVAEEQLPVILVVGLRLGCINHAMLTAEAVRARGLRLAGWIANTVQPPGKRHAEYMATLRQRIAAPLLGEIPYLQHAAEYETCGRFLTLPA
- a CDS encoding ABC transporter ATP-binding protein translates to MLSLRSVNQFYGQNHILWDVDLDLPPGTCTGVLGSPGMGKTTLVNCIMGRLPVNSGSMTWQEDGFPPENLLLQPAEQRARMGIGYVPQGRHIFSQMSVEDNLLIALLAAQDDGSRTIPEMVFDLFPALYSLRHQRSGDLPMDQQQQLALARALVLQPKLLILDQPTEGMSPWLEEEMGNLIRSLNRDYGLTILLLEQQASFIRRVADYFLLLHRGRNVAQGRVAQLDDVTVNKWLTAT
- the uvrB gene encoding excinuclease ABC subunit UvrB; the encoded protein is MSKVFKLNSAFKPSGDQPEAIRRLEEGLEDGLAHQTLLGVTGSGKTFTVANVIADLNRPTMVLAPNKTLAAQLYGEMKEFFPENAVEFFVSYYDYYQPEAYVPSSDTFIEKDAAVNEHIEQMRLSATKAMLERRDVIVVASVSAIYGLGDPDLYLKMMLHLTRGMIIDQRSILRRLAELQYTRNDQVFQRGTFRVRGEVIDIFPAESDDIGLRVELFDEEVERLSLFDPLTGQVVSVVPRFTIYPKTHYVTPRERILQAMEEIKDELALRRKVLLENNKLLEEQRITQRTQFDLEMMNELGYCSGIENYSRYLSGRGPGEPPPTLFDYLPADGLLVVDESHVTIPQIGGMYRGDRARKETLVEYGFRLPSALDNRPLRFEEFEALAPQTIYVSATPGNYELEKSGGEVIDQVVRPTGLLDPILEVRPVATQVDDLLSEIRKRVEINERVLVTTLTKRMAEDLTEYLEEHGEKVRYLHSDIDTVERMEIIRDLRLGEFDVLVGINLLREGLDMPEVSLVAILDADKEGFLRSERSLIQTIGRAARNVNGKAILYADKITPSMARAIEETERRREKQERYNTEHGIVPQGLNKKITDILELGKNVVKTRGKGKTAARSTAEAEASYLALSPQAMQKKIHELEGQMQQHAQNLEFEEAARVRDQLHELRELFIAAS